A region of Paraburkholderia sp. BL23I1N1 DNA encodes the following proteins:
- a CDS encoding transposase, with amino-acid sequence MDTPFSNPRARSPAIQDLTDEQWHRIVPLLPEMKDHGPRRGRPCIDIRCVVNSVLWVLHTGKPWHAMPDRYAPYQTAHRYYLRWKNSGVLANIALTLFDTDAMLARPITRRSDPRTV; translated from the coding sequence ATGGATACTCCCTTTTCAAACCCGCGGGCTCGCTCGCCAGCCATTCAGGATCTCACCGACGAGCAATGGCATCGCATCGTGCCGCTCCTGCCTGAGATGAAGGACCACGGACCTCGGCGTGGCCGTCCCTGCATCGACATCCGTTGCGTGGTGAACAGCGTGCTGTGGGTGTTGCACACCGGCAAACCGTGGCACGCGATGCCCGACCGGTATGCGCCTTATCAGACTGCGCATCGCTACTATCTGCGCTGGAAGAATTCAGGTGTGCTGGCAAACATCGCTTTAACGCTATTCGACACGGATGCCATGCTGGCGCGGCCTATTACGCGCAGGAGCGACCCGCGCACTGTGTAA
- a CDS encoding porin, producing the protein MKKSLIVVAVAASFASVAHAQSSVTLYGLLDAGLTYTSNVNHNAKWAAGSGGINQSMFGLRGSEDLGGGLKAIFTLESGFNINNGKFANNNGMFNRQAFVGLSSAQFGTVTLGRQYDAAQDYLAPLTATGSWGGTYFAHPFNNDNLSTNGGYAVNNSIKYSSANYAGFTFGGTYGFSNQAGAFANNREYSVGAAYQWQGLHLGAAYAQQNNPGAANGGASDGSYVNALAGNVGSFRQREFGVAGSYAFGPATLGLAWTQSRSDNFVGGTQSLRANNYEVNGKYNVTPALGLGVAYTFTDGKGYGVGANGGSESVRYHQIGLQADYALSRRTDVYAQAVYQHAMGDGGVASIYSGDVTQLPSSSKNQTAATVGLRHRF; encoded by the coding sequence ATGAAAAAGAGTCTCATCGTCGTTGCAGTTGCCGCATCGTTCGCTTCCGTCGCTCACGCACAAAGCAGCGTGACCCTGTATGGTCTGCTGGACGCAGGCCTGACGTACACCAGCAATGTCAACCACAACGCAAAGTGGGCAGCTGGTAGCGGCGGCATCAACCAAAGCATGTTTGGTCTGCGCGGTTCGGAAGATCTGGGCGGCGGTCTGAAGGCAATCTTCACGTTGGAAAGCGGCTTCAACATCAACAACGGCAAGTTCGCTAACAACAACGGCATGTTCAACCGTCAAGCGTTCGTCGGTCTGTCGAGCGCGCAATTCGGTACGGTCACGCTGGGTCGTCAGTACGACGCAGCACAAGACTACCTGGCACCGCTGACCGCAACGGGCAGCTGGGGCGGTACGTACTTCGCGCACCCGTTCAACAATGACAACCTGAGCACGAACGGCGGCTACGCAGTCAACAACTCGATCAAGTACTCGAGCGCTAACTACGCTGGCTTCACGTTCGGCGGCACGTACGGCTTCTCGAACCAGGCTGGTGCATTCGCAAACAACCGCGAATACAGCGTTGGTGCTGCATACCAGTGGCAAGGCCTGCACCTGGGTGCTGCTTACGCACAGCAGAACAACCCGGGCGCAGCTAACGGCGGCGCTTCGGACGGTTCGTACGTCAACGCTCTGGCAGGCAACGTCGGCAGCTTCCGTCAACGTGAATTCGGCGTTGCTGGTTCGTACGCATTCGGCCCGGCTACCCTCGGTCTGGCATGGACGCAATCGCGTTCGGACAACTTCGTCGGTGGCACGCAATCGCTGCGCGCTAACAACTACGAAGTCAACGGCAAGTACAACGTGACCCCGGCTCTGGGCCTGGGCGTTGCTTACACGTTCACCGACGGCAAGGGCTATGGCGTTGGCGCGAACGGTGGTTCGGAGTCGGTTCGCTACCACCAGATCGGCCTGCAAGCTGACTACGCGCTGTCGCGTCGTACGGACGTCTACGCTCAAGCCGTGTATCAGCACGCAATGGGCGACGGCGGTGTCGCTTCGATCTACAGCGGCGACGTAACGCAACTGCCGTCGTCGTCGAAGAACCAGACGGCTGCTACGGTCGGTCTGCGTCACCGCTTCTAA